AACAAGGAAAGAAAGCACGGCACCAGCACGGAGCAGCAGTCCGAAGCCGGTAAGAAAGGCGGCCAGGCCAACCGTGGCGGTAGCAATACCAACAGCGGCAACAACAACGAACAAAACCGCGAAGCCGGCCGCAAAGGCGGGCAATCTAGCCAGGGCAGCCACAAATAGCCCCGGCGCCCTGCAACAAACGCAGCCCCGGCCACCCTGTGGCCGGGGCTGCGTTTGT
This region of Hymenobacter sedentarius genomic DNA includes:
- a CDS encoding KGG domain-containing protein, encoding MANKERKHGTSTEQQSEAGKKGGQANRGGSNTNSGNNNEQNREAGRKGGQSSQGSHK